The Streptomyces sp. NBC_01353 genome contains a region encoding:
- a CDS encoding ABC transporter substrate-binding protein, with product MRGATHAKWAALAAAVALVATACGGGGDSGGGSGADGIVSSSWGDPQNPLEPSNTNEVQGGKVLSMIFRGLKQYDPKTGEATNMLAESIETTDSTNFTITLKDGWTFSNGEAVTAKSFVDAWNYGASLKNNQKNAFFFGQIEGYDQVHPEEGEPTAQTMSGLKVVDDKTFTVKLTQKFSTWPDTLGYVAFAPLPQSFFDDHAAWLDKPVGNGPYTVASYSKGSQMELKRWDGYPGADKAQNGGVTLKVYTDNNTAYTDLTAGNLDLVDDVPASQLKNVEADLGDRYINVPAGIIQTLGFPFYDPAWNKPGQEKLRQGLSMAINREQITDTIFQKTRTPAVDWTSPVLGEEGGFKDICGDFCKYNAEEAKKLVAEGGGIPGGTMTITYNADTGSHKEWVDAVCNSINNALGNNRACAGNPIGTFADFRSQVSTQKMKGPFRAGWQMDYPLIQNFLQPLYYTNASSNDGKYSDPEFDKLVDQANAESDIAKAVGTFQSAEEVLRDDMGAIPLWYQNGSAGYSERVSNVMLNPFSVPVYDQIKVG from the coding sequence ATGCGCGGAGCCACGCACGCCAAGTGGGCCGCATTGGCCGCGGCCGTCGCCCTCGTGGCGACCGCCTGCGGTGGCGGCGGCGACAGCGGCGGCGGAAGTGGCGCCGACGGGATCGTGAGCTCCTCGTGGGGCGACCCACAGAACCCCCTGGAGCCCTCGAACACCAACGAGGTGCAGGGCGGCAAGGTCCTGTCCATGATCTTCAGGGGTCTCAAGCAGTACGACCCGAAGACGGGCGAGGCCACGAACATGCTCGCCGAGAGCATCGAGACGACGGACTCGACCAACTTCACCATCACCCTCAAGGACGGCTGGACCTTCTCCAACGGCGAGGCGGTCACCGCGAAGTCCTTCGTGGACGCCTGGAACTACGGCGCCTCTCTGAAGAACAATCAGAAGAACGCCTTCTTCTTCGGCCAGATCGAGGGCTACGACCAGGTCCACCCCGAGGAGGGGGAGCCGACCGCGCAGACGATGTCCGGCCTCAAGGTCGTCGACGACAAGACCTTCACGGTCAAGCTCACCCAGAAGTTCTCCACCTGGCCGGACACCCTCGGCTACGTCGCCTTCGCCCCGCTGCCCCAGTCCTTCTTCGACGACCACGCGGCCTGGCTCGACAAGCCCGTCGGCAACGGCCCGTACACCGTCGCCTCGTACTCCAAGGGCTCGCAGATGGAGCTGAAGCGCTGGGACGGCTACCCCGGCGCGGACAAGGCGCAGAACGGCGGCGTGACCCTCAAGGTCTACACCGACAACAACACCGCCTACACCGATCTGACGGCCGGCAACCTCGACCTCGTCGACGACGTGCCCGCCTCCCAGCTCAAGAACGTCGAGGCGGACCTCGGCGACCGGTACATCAACGTCCCGGCCGGCATCATCCAGACCCTCGGCTTCCCGTTCTACGACCCGGCGTGGAACAAGCCGGGTCAGGAGAAGCTCCGTCAGGGCCTCTCCATGGCGATCAACCGCGAGCAGATCACCGACACGATCTTCCAGAAGACCCGCACCCCGGCCGTCGACTGGACCTCCCCGGTCCTCGGCGAGGAGGGCGGCTTCAAGGACATCTGCGGCGACTTCTGCAAGTACAACGCCGAAGAGGCGAAGAAGCTGGTCGCCGAGGGCGGCGGCATCCCCGGCGGCACGATGACGATCACGTACAACGCCGACACCGGCTCCCACAAGGAGTGGGTGGACGCGGTCTGCAACTCCATCAACAACGCCCTCGGCAACAACCGGGCCTGCGCCGGGAACCCGATCGGCACCTTCGCCGACTTCCGCAGCCAGGTCAGCACGCAGAAGATGAAGGGCCCCTTCCGGGCCGGCTGGCAGATGGACTACCCGCTCATCCAGAACTTCCTGCAGCCGCTCTACTACACCAACGCCTCGTCGAACGACGGAAAGTACAGCGATCCGGAGTTCGACAAGCTCGTCGACCAGGCCAACGCCGAGTCCGACATCGCCAAGGCCGTCGGGACGTTCCAGAGCGCCGAGGAAGTTCTCCGCGACGACATGGGGGCGATCCCGCTCTGGTACCAGAACGGCAGCGCGGGCTACTCCGAGCGCGTCTCCAACGTGATGCTGAACCCGTTCAGCGTCCCCGTCTACGACCAGATCAAGGTCGGCTGA
- a CDS encoding dipeptide ABC transporter ATP-binding protein, which yields MAELSKNDEAADATPNVTDVHTVDAASEAEAVAAIEAPVERGEPILQVRNLVKHFPLTQGILFKKQVGAVKAVDGVSFDLYQGETLGIVGESGCGKSTVAKLLMNLERATAGEVFYKGQDITRLSGRALKAVRRNIQMVFQDPYTSLNPRMTVGDIIGEPFDIHPEVAPKGDRRRKVQELLDVVGLNPEYINRYPHQFSGGQRQRIGIARGLALNPEIIICDEPVSALDVSVQAQVINLMEKLQDEFNLSYVFIAHDLSIVRHISDRVGVMYLGRMAEIGTDTQIYDHPTHPYTQALLSAVPVPDPEAREGRERIILTGDVPSPANPPSGCRFRTRCWKAEEKCSTETPLLAIPERFQGQDTPAAHESACHFAEEKDVIHAA from the coding sequence ATGGCTGAGCTCAGCAAGAACGATGAGGCCGCGGACGCGACTCCGAACGTCACCGACGTGCATACCGTCGACGCCGCGAGCGAGGCGGAGGCCGTAGCCGCCATCGAGGCGCCGGTCGAGCGCGGTGAGCCGATCCTGCAGGTGCGCAACCTGGTCAAGCACTTCCCGCTGACCCAGGGCATCCTCTTCAAGAAGCAGGTCGGCGCGGTCAAGGCCGTGGACGGGGTCTCCTTCGACCTCTACCAGGGCGAGACCCTCGGCATCGTCGGCGAGTCCGGCTGTGGCAAGTCCACGGTCGCCAAGCTGCTGATGAACCTGGAGCGGGCGACCGCGGGCGAGGTCTTCTACAAGGGCCAGGACATCACCCGGCTGTCCGGCCGCGCGCTGAAGGCCGTCCGCCGGAACATCCAGATGGTGTTCCAGGACCCGTACACCTCGCTGAACCCGCGTATGACGGTCGGCGACATCATCGGCGAGCCCTTCGACATCCACCCCGAGGTGGCCCCGAAGGGCGACCGGCGCCGCAAGGTGCAGGAGCTGCTCGATGTGGTCGGTCTGAACCCCGAGTACATCAACCGCTACCCGCACCAGTTCTCCGGCGGTCAGCGCCAGCGCATCGGCATCGCCCGCGGCCTCGCGCTCAACCCGGAGATCATCATCTGCGACGAGCCGGTCTCGGCCCTGGACGTCTCCGTCCAGGCGCAGGTCATCAACCTGATGGAGAAGCTGCAGGACGAGTTCAACCTCTCCTACGTCTTCATCGCGCACGACCTGTCGATCGTCCGGCACATCTCCGACCGGGTCGGCGTGATGTACCTCGGCAGGATGGCCGAGATCGGTACGGACACGCAGATCTACGACCACCCGACGCACCCCTACACCCAGGCGCTGCTGTCGGCGGTCCCGGTCCCGGACCCGGAGGCCCGCGAGGGTCGCGAGCGGATCATCCTCACCGGTGACGTCCCCTCGCCGGCCAACCCGCCGTCGGGCTGCCGCTTCCGCACCCGGTGCTGGAAGGCCGAGGAGAAGTGCTCCACGGAGACCCCGCTCCTGGCGATCCCCGAGCGCTTCCAGGGTCAGGACACCCCGGCCGCGCACGAGTCGGCGTGCCACTTCGCCGAGGAGAAGGACGTCATCCACGCGGCGTAG
- a CDS encoding ABC transporter ATP-binding protein, whose translation MSIIDKTATVPAPRDGDDYNGPLLEVRDLHVEFHTRDGVAKAVNGVNYSVNAGETLAVLGESGSGKSVTAQAIMGILDMPPGKIPQGEIFFRGEDMLKMSNEERRKIRGRKIAMIFQDALSSLNPVLTVGYQLGEMFRVHHGLSKKAAKVKAIELMDKVKIPAASARVDDYPHQFSGGMRQRIMIAMALALEPDLIIADEPTTALDVTVQAQVMDLLAELQQEYNMGLILITHDLGVVADVADKIAVMYAGRIVETAPVHELYKRPAHPYTRGLLDSIPRLDQKGQELYAIKGLPPNLLRVPAGCAFNPRCPKADDICRTEIPALAPVAEQDGTELPGRGSACHFWKETIHG comes from the coding sequence GTGAGCATCATCGACAAGACCGCGACCGTTCCCGCGCCGCGCGACGGCGACGACTACAACGGTCCCCTGCTCGAAGTCCGTGACCTGCACGTGGAGTTCCACACCCGTGACGGTGTGGCCAAGGCGGTCAACGGAGTCAACTACAGCGTGAACGCCGGCGAGACGCTCGCCGTGCTCGGCGAGTCCGGGTCCGGCAAGTCCGTCACCGCGCAGGCCATCATGGGCATCCTCGACATGCCGCCCGGCAAGATCCCGCAGGGCGAGATCTTCTTCCGCGGCGAGGACATGCTCAAGATGTCCAACGAGGAGCGCCGGAAGATCCGCGGCCGCAAGATCGCGATGATCTTCCAGGACGCGCTGTCGTCCCTCAACCCGGTCCTCACCGTCGGCTACCAGCTCGGCGAGATGTTCCGGGTGCACCACGGCCTCTCCAAGAAGGCGGCCAAGGTCAAGGCCATCGAGCTGATGGACAAGGTCAAGATCCCGGCCGCCTCGGCCCGGGTCGACGACTACCCCCACCAGTTCTCCGGCGGTATGCGCCAGCGCATCATGATCGCGATGGCGCTCGCCCTGGAGCCCGATCTGATCATCGCGGACGAGCCCACCACGGCGCTCGACGTGACGGTCCAGGCTCAGGTCATGGACCTCCTCGCGGAGCTCCAGCAGGAATACAACATGGGCCTGATCCTGATCACCCACGACCTCGGCGTCGTCGCCGACGTCGCGGACAAGATCGCGGTCATGTACGCGGGCCGGATCGTCGAGACCGCCCCCGTGCACGAGCTGTACAAGCGCCCGGCCCACCCGTACACCCGGGGTCTGCTCGACTCGATCCCGCGCCTGGACCAGAAGGGCCAGGAGCTGTACGCGATCAAGGGCCTGCCGCCCAACCTGCTCCGCGTGCCCGCCGGCTGCGCCTTCAACCCGCGCTGCCCGAAGGCCGACGACATCTGCCGCACGGAGATCCCGGCCCTCGCCCCGGTCGCCGAGCAGGACGGCACGGAGCTGCCGGGCCGCGGCAGCGCCTGCCACTTCTGGAAGGAGACGATCCATGGCTGA
- a CDS encoding ABC transporter permease yields MPDVTKTAATAVEDAVAPPSAAEPAAQQKTEKARSLWGDAWADLRRNPYFLVSSVLIFILLVITAFPGWFTSASPTTGDLVNHYVGKPELGKIGSEGWLGYDIQGRSVYARLIYGTRASVIVGICVTLIVTVIGGIMGMLAGYFGGLMDSILSRLTDIFFGIPFLLGAMVVLQSFTERTIWVVVFALAFLGWTQIARVMRGAVITVKQADYVHAAKALGAGTSRILFRHILPNAMAPVIVVATIALGGYISAEATLSYLGLGLSSPIVSWGVDVSAGVQSIRTSQHILLYPSIMLSITVLAFIMLGEAVRNALDPKLR; encoded by the coding sequence ATGCCTGACGTGACCAAGACCGCTGCCACCGCAGTCGAGGACGCTGTCGCGCCCCCCTCCGCGGCAGAGCCCGCAGCCCAGCAGAAGACCGAGAAGGCGCGCAGCCTCTGGGGCGACGCCTGGGCGGACCTGCGCCGCAACCCGTACTTCCTCGTGTCGTCGGTGCTGATCTTCATCCTGCTGGTCATCACGGCCTTCCCCGGCTGGTTCACCAGCGCCTCGCCCACCACGGGTGACCTGGTCAACCACTACGTCGGCAAGCCGGAGCTCGGCAAGATCGGCTCGGAGGGCTGGCTCGGCTACGACATCCAGGGCCGCTCCGTCTACGCCCGCCTGATCTACGGCACCCGTGCCTCGGTCATCGTCGGCATCTGCGTGACCCTGATCGTCACCGTCATCGGCGGCATCATGGGCATGCTCGCCGGCTACTTCGGCGGCCTCATGGACTCGATCCTGTCGCGGCTCACCGACATCTTCTTCGGCATCCCGTTCCTGCTCGGCGCCATGGTCGTCCTGCAGTCCTTCACCGAGCGCACGATCTGGGTGGTCGTCTTCGCCCTGGCGTTCCTCGGCTGGACCCAGATCGCCCGCGTCATGCGCGGTGCCGTGATCACCGTCAAGCAGGCCGACTACGTCCACGCGGCGAAGGCGCTCGGCGCCGGCACGAGCCGGATCCTGTTCCGGCACATCCTGCCGAACGCCATGGCTCCGGTGATCGTCGTCGCGACCATCGCGCTCGGCGGCTACATCTCGGCCGAGGCGACCCTGTCGTACCTGGGCCTGGGTCTCTCGTCGCCCATCGTCTCGTGGGGTGTCGACGTCTCCGCCGGTGTTCAGTCGATCCGTACGTCGCAGCACATCCTGCTGTACCCGTCGATCATGCTGAGCATCACCGTTCTGGCGTTCATCATGCTCGGCGAAGCCGTACGCAACGCCCTCGACCCCAAGCTGCGCTGA
- a CDS encoding ABC transporter permease, with product MGRYVVRRLLQMIPVFIGTTLLIFLMVYSLPGDPVAGLFGDKAANPATVAKIRHELGLDQPILQQYFNYMWDMIVHLDFGTQIRNGRPVTEVLGDAFPVTLQLAALAFAFELIFGIALGVIAGMRAGRLADNAVLIFTLLIISVPVFVLAFIIKMVFAFELEWIAPNVSNDQLVSEMIAPAIVLGGLSLAYVARLTRTSMAENLRADYMRTAVAKGLPRRRVIGVHLMRNSMIPVVTFLGTDIGALMGGAVVTESIFNIKGVGGLIYESIVRREGTTLVGLVTVLVLVYLVTSLLIDLLYAVLDPRIRYA from the coding sequence ATGGGGCGCTATGTCGTACGACGACTGCTCCAGATGATCCCGGTCTTCATCGGGACAACCCTGCTGATCTTCCTCATGGTCTACAGCCTGCCCGGCGACCCCGTGGCGGGTCTGTTCGGCGACAAGGCAGCCAACCCGGCGACCGTGGCCAAGATCAGACACGAACTGGGGCTGGATCAGCCGATCCTGCAGCAGTACTTCAATTACATGTGGGACATGATCGTCCACCTCGACTTCGGCACCCAGATCCGTAACGGGCGCCCGGTCACCGAGGTCCTGGGCGACGCGTTCCCGGTCACTCTGCAGCTGGCCGCACTGGCCTTCGCGTTCGAGCTGATCTTCGGCATCGCGCTCGGCGTCATCGCCGGTATGCGCGCCGGCCGCCTGGCCGACAACGCCGTCCTGATCTTCACGCTGCTGATCATCTCGGTGCCGGTCTTCGTCCTCGCGTTCATCATCAAGATGGTCTTCGCCTTCGAGTTGGAGTGGATCGCTCCGAACGTCAGCAACGACCAGCTGGTGTCGGAGATGATCGCGCCGGCGATCGTGCTCGGTGGTCTGTCACTGGCCTACGTGGCCCGGCTGACCCGTACCTCCATGGCGGAGAACCTGCGCGCCGACTACATGCGTACGGCCGTCGCCAAGGGCCTGCCGAGGCGCCGGGTCATCGGTGTCCACCTGATGCGCAACTCGATGATCCCCGTCGTCACCTTCCTCGGCACCGACATCGGCGCCCTGATGGGCGGCGCGGTCGTCACCGAGTCCATCTTCAACATCAAGGGTGTCGGCGGCCTCATCTACGAGTCGATCGTCCGGCGTGAGGGCACCACCCTGGTCGGTCTCGTCACCGTCCTGGTGCTCGTCTACCTCGTCACCAGTCTGCTCATCGACCTGCTGTACGCGGTCCTGGACCCGAGGATCCGTTATGCCTGA
- a CDS encoding ABC transporter substrate-binding protein has product MRGAKSAKWVVGAIVVALAATACGGGKGDGGSDAKGQVDPNGIFSIEVGEPEKLLHPADTMESNGSIVLSGLFSQLVDYTADGKLNMVNAESVESADSKLWTVKLKKGWTFHDGTPVTAKSYVDAWNWAANVNNQQGNASWFSDIKGSEALLPEKEGAKPTADKLTGLKVVDDSTFTIELKGAVPYFAYKLGYEVFSPLPESFYKDPKGAGLKPVGNGPYKFESWDRKKQIKIVRYDAYKGENKAKNGGVIFKNYTGLEPAYEDLKSGNLDVIRQVGPKDLPVYHQDLGDRAVDADQSAIQSIAVAFYADQWKTKKVDPKVIQGLSMAIDRATITKTVLQGTREPATGWVAKGVLGFQPNAAGDVTKFDPAKAKALIAEGGGVPGNAITIQFNADGGHKEWVDAVCNSITQATQVKCVGDSKADFQADLAARKAKQVKSLYRSAWTLDYPVNSNFLRDLFQTGASGNQGDFSNPALDAKIKAADSAATLEESVKAYQEVEKELVNLMPSIPLWYYKVNAGYSENVEGVRYAQDGDPVLEEITVKKK; this is encoded by the coding sequence ATGCGCGGTGCCAAGAGCGCCAAGTGGGTAGTGGGCGCGATTGTTGTCGCCCTGGCAGCGACCGCCTGTGGCGGAGGTAAGGGCGACGGCGGCAGCGACGCCAAGGGCCAGGTTGACCCGAACGGGATCTTCTCGATCGAGGTGGGCGAGCCGGAGAAGCTGCTGCACCCGGCAGACACGATGGAGTCCAACGGCTCGATCGTTCTTTCCGGCCTGTTCTCGCAGCTGGTGGACTACACCGCCGACGGCAAGCTCAACATGGTGAACGCCGAGTCGGTCGAGAGCGCGGACAGCAAGCTCTGGACGGTCAAGCTCAAGAAGGGCTGGACCTTCCACGACGGCACCCCGGTGACCGCCAAGTCCTACGTGGACGCGTGGAACTGGGCCGCCAACGTCAACAACCAGCAGGGCAACGCCTCCTGGTTCTCCGACATCAAGGGCTCCGAGGCCCTGCTGCCGGAGAAGGAGGGCGCCAAGCCCACCGCCGACAAGCTCACCGGCCTGAAGGTCGTCGACGACTCGACCTTCACCATCGAGCTCAAGGGCGCGGTTCCGTACTTCGCCTACAAGCTCGGCTACGAGGTCTTCTCGCCGCTGCCGGAGTCCTTCTACAAGGACCCGAAGGGCGCGGGTCTGAAGCCGGTCGGCAACGGTCCCTACAAGTTCGAGTCGTGGGACCGCAAGAAGCAGATCAAGATCGTCCGCTACGACGCGTACAAGGGCGAGAACAAGGCGAAGAACGGCGGTGTGATCTTCAAGAACTACACCGGCCTCGAGCCCGCCTACGAGGACCTGAAGTCCGGCAACCTCGACGTCATCCGTCAGGTCGGCCCGAAGGACCTCCCGGTCTACCACCAGGACCTCGGTGACCGCGCCGTGGACGCCGACCAGTCGGCGATCCAGTCCATCGCGGTCGCGTTCTACGCCGACCAGTGGAAGACCAAGAAGGTCGACCCGAAGGTCATCCAGGGCCTCTCGATGGCGATCGACCGTGCCACCATCACCAAGACGGTGCTGCAGGGTACGCGTGAGCCGGCGACCGGCTGGGTCGCCAAGGGCGTCCTCGGCTTCCAGCCGAACGCCGCGGGCGACGTCACCAAGTTCGACCCGGCCAAGGCCAAGGCGCTGATCGCGGAGGGTGGCGGCGTTCCCGGCAACGCCATCACCATCCAGTTCAACGCGGACGGCGGCCACAAGGAGTGGGTCGACGCGGTCTGCAACAGCATCACCCAGGCGACACAGGTCAAGTGCGTCGGCGACAGCAAGGCGGACTTCCAGGCGGACCTCGCGGCCCGCAAGGCGAAGCAGGTCAAGTCCCTGTACCGCTCGGCCTGGACGCTCGACTACCCGGTGAACTCCAACTTCCTTCGTGACCTGTTCCAGACGGGTGCGTCCGGCAACCAGGGTGACTTCTCCAACCCGGCGCTCGACGCGAAGATCAAGGCGGCCGACTCCGCGGCCACCCTTGAGGAGTCGGTGAAGGCCTACCAGGAGGTGGAGAAGGAGCTCGTCAACCTGATGCCCTCCATCCCGCTCTGGTACTACAAGGTCAACGCCGGCTACTCCGAGAACGTCGAGGGCGTCCGCTACGCGCAGGACGGCGACCCGGTTCTCGAAGAGATCACGGTCAAGAAGAAGTAA
- the typA gene encoding translational GTPase TypA produces MPTRHDIRNVAIVAHVDHGKTTIVDAMLKQAGAFAAHQHLDDRMMDSNDLEREKGITILAKNTAVKYHPKDGGAPITINIIDTPGHADFGGEVERGLSMVDAVVLLVDASEGPLPQTRFVLRKALQQRLPVILCINKTDRPDSRIDEVVNETYDLFLDLDADEDQIEFPIVYACGRDGIASLTKPADGTVPADSDSLEPFFSTILEHVPAPSYDEEAPLQAHVTNLDADNFLGRIALLRVEQGELRKGQTVAWIKRDGTISNVRITELMMTEALTRKPAEVAGPGDICAVAGIPDIMIGETLADPENPIALPLITVDQPAISMTIGTNTSPLVGRGGTGKGADAKSAVKQRKVTARQVKDRLDRELIGNVSLRVLDTERPDAWEVQGRGELALAILVEQMRREGFELTIGKPQVVTKQVDGKTHEPVERLTVDVPEEHMGAVTQLMGVRKGRMDNMSNHGSGWVRMEFVVPSRGLIGFRTEFLTNTRGTGIAHSIHEGHEPWFGTLTTRNNGSLVADRAGAVTAFAMTNLQERGVLFTDPGTEVYEGMIVGENSRADDMDVNITKEKKLTNMRSASADSFEAIVPPRKLSLEQSLEFCRDDECVEVTPEAVRIRKVVLDQNQRGRTASRAKNG; encoded by the coding sequence ATGCCTACGCGCCACGACATCCGTAACGTCGCCATCGTCGCCCACGTCGACCATGGCAAGACGACCATCGTCGACGCCATGCTCAAGCAGGCCGGTGCCTTCGCCGCCCACCAGCACCTCGACGACCGCATGATGGACTCGAACGACCTGGAGCGTGAGAAGGGCATCACGATCCTCGCCAAGAACACGGCGGTGAAATATCACCCCAAGGACGGCGGGGCCCCGATCACGATCAACATCATCGACACCCCCGGCCACGCCGACTTCGGTGGCGAGGTCGAGCGCGGCCTGTCGATGGTCGATGCGGTCGTCCTCCTCGTGGACGCCTCCGAGGGTCCGCTCCCGCAGACCCGCTTCGTGCTGCGCAAGGCCCTCCAGCAGCGCCTGCCCGTCATCCTCTGCATCAACAAGACGGACCGCCCGGACTCCCGGATCGACGAGGTCGTCAACGAGACCTACGACCTCTTCCTGGACCTGGACGCGGACGAGGACCAGATCGAGTTCCCGATCGTCTACGCCTGCGGCCGTGACGGCATCGCCTCGCTGACCAAGCCGGCCGACGGCACCGTCCCGGCGGACAGCGACAGCCTGGAGCCGTTCTTCTCCACGATCCTGGAGCACGTCCCGGCCCCGTCGTACGACGAGGAGGCGCCGCTCCAGGCCCACGTCACCAACCTCGACGCCGACAACTTCCTCGGCCGTATCGCGCTGCTCCGCGTCGAGCAGGGCGAGCTGCGCAAGGGCCAGACGGTCGCGTGGATCAAGCGGGACGGCACGATCTCCAACGTCCGCATCACCGAGCTGATGATGACCGAGGCGCTCACCCGCAAGCCCGCCGAGGTCGCCGGCCCCGGTGACATCTGCGCCGTCGCCGGTATCCCGGACATCATGATCGGCGAGACCCTGGCCGACCCGGAGAACCCGATCGCGCTGCCGCTGATCACGGTCGACCAGCCGGCCATCTCCATGACGATCGGTACGAACACCTCGCCGCTCGTCGGCCGCGGTGGCACGGGCAAGGGCGCGGACGCCAAGTCCGCGGTCAAGCAGCGCAAGGTCACCGCCCGCCAGGTCAAGGACCGCCTGGACCGCGAGCTCATCGGTAACGTCTCGCTCCGCGTCCTCGACACCGAGCGCCCGGACGCCTGGGAGGTCCAGGGCCGTGGTGAGCTCGCGCTCGCCATCCTGGTCGAGCAGATGCGCCGCGAGGGCTTCGAGCTCACCATCGGCAAGCCGCAGGTCGTCACCAAGCAGGTCGACGGCAAGACCCACGAGCCCGTCGAGCGCCTCACGGTCGACGTGCCCGAGGAGCACATGGGCGCCGTCACCCAGCTCATGGGCGTCCGCAAGGGCCGCATGGACAACATGTCGAACCACGGCTCCGGCTGGGTCCGCATGGAGTTCGTCGTTCCGTCCCGTGGCCTCATCGGCTTCCGTACGGAGTTCCTGACCAACACCCGCGGTACGGGCATCGCCCACTCGATCCACGAGGGCCACGAGCCCTGGTTCGGCACGCTGACGACCCGTAACAACGGCTCGCTGGTCGCCGACCGCGCCGGTGCCGTCACTGCCTTCGCGATGACGAACCTCCAGGAGCGCGGCGTCCTGTTCACCGACCCCGGCACCGAGGTGTACGAGGGCATGATCGTCGGCGAGAACTCCCGCGCCGACGACATGGACGTGAACATCACGAAGGAGAAGAAGCTCACCAACATGCGCTCCGCCTCCGCCGACTCCTTCGAGGCGATCGTCCCGCCGCGCAAGCTCTCCCTGGAGCAGTCCCTGGAGTTCTGCCGCGACGACGAGTGCGTCGAGGTCACCCCGGAGGCCGTGCGTATCCGCAAGGTCGTCCTGGACCAGAACCAGCGCGGCCGTACCGCGTCGCGTGCCAAGAACGGCTGA